A stretch of Flavobacterium sp. N2270 DNA encodes these proteins:
- a CDS encoding T9SS type A sorting domain-containing protein has protein sequence MKKITLLFTFLIAFGYSTYAQVSAYAFSQSSGTYTPITGGTVLGSTTSDDQRFVDPATLAGGTATTGVGFPIGFNFTYNGVVFDRVGINNNGWISLGQSTLTPSINMASTSSYSPLSSTSTITPTLLRSRISGIGDDLQAQTGAELRIETIGSSPNRVFVVQWTNYIEYGSTGQSMSFQIRLNETTNIVEVIYGNMVFTANIETAQIGLGGSVSTDFNNRTSTTDWNATTAGTTNTSSVTFSTSVTPPTSGTAFIWTPPTPCSGTPVAGTVAPATQTLLVGQTPAPLVASGYSSGVTGLTFQWEESDDDGAADAWANAVGGTGATTASYTPPAFTTTKYYRLVVTCTNGGAFANTASVVLSACGAFTVPTLENFTTYVPECWQEADNGDLTAGPATFGTSGWIADGFGNVGTTGAFRYEIWTTGANDWLLTPLYTIPATGYEIKFDAAATQWNTTNAPTTAWEADDFVEVLVSTGTTNWTVLYTFNDTNVPSNTGTPTIIDLDAYAGMDVRFAFRVVEGATNGSADIDFSVDNFEIRMTPACIAPTTLSASNIGATSADLSWVDGSAGLQFDYEYVVQAAGTGMPAAAPGTGTTFDISSLPAPSGVLTASTAYEFWVRADCGGSGYSTWTGPYNFTTACAVYTAPFNEPFATNTFPNCWSQGGATTWEYGSLTGTTPAGFADYGANTVADHTAAAGTFIGMDGSDNTDGEVSTLLSPFIDVAPLTTPRLRYAVFSNNVNDAARNTLDVEVYDGAAWNTVNSVIDNLGTNWVEFTTDLTTLTITGPIQIRFTVTGVSNGGFTFYNDILIDDVIVEETPACANPTNLTVTNLTDAAADISWTATTGSYEYVLDMVATDPAGSGTPYASETYNATGLTQSTTYYFHVRTVCAGSTYSTWSTVSFTTLATPPANDECSNAIQVNCGDVVTGDTSIGATDSGSNASADVWYFYNGAAGDITVSLCTNTTFDSYLRIFDSCGGTQLMFNDDSCGTQSTVTFTADGTSTYYIMVEGFGTAEGAFELTTACVLSNDSFDSNAFLAYPNPVKDVLNLEYNSEISSVRVMNLLGQEVISRNINANSTQVDMSQLSAGAYIVNVTVGNAVKTIKVVKQ, from the coding sequence ATGAAAAAAATTACATTATTATTTACTTTTTTAATAGCCTTTGGGTATTCGACCTATGCGCAAGTTAGTGCATATGCGTTTTCTCAAAGTTCGGGGACTTATACTCCTATAACTGGAGGTACTGTTTTAGGAAGTACAACATCAGATGATCAAAGATTTGTAGATCCTGCAACTTTAGCTGGAGGTACAGCTACCACAGGTGTTGGTTTTCCAATTGGATTTAACTTTACATACAATGGAGTTGTTTTTGATAGAGTTGGAATAAACAATAACGGATGGATTTCTTTAGGTCAGAGTACTCTAACTCCATCTATAAACATGGCTTCTACTAGTAGTTATTCACCTTTGAGTTCAACATCAACTATTACCCCTACTTTATTAAGAAGTAGAATTTCTGGTATTGGTGATGATTTACAAGCTCAAACAGGGGCAGAACTTAGAATTGAAACTATTGGTTCTTCTCCAAATAGAGTTTTTGTTGTCCAATGGACAAATTATATTGAGTATGGATCAACTGGTCAAAGCATGAGTTTTCAAATTCGCTTAAATGAAACTACAAATATTGTAGAAGTTATTTATGGAAATATGGTTTTTACAGCTAATATCGAAACAGCACAAATTGGTCTAGGAGGCTCTGTAAGTACAGATTTTAATAATAGAACTTCTACTACTGATTGGAATGCTACTACAGCAGGTACTACAAATACTTCTTCAGTTACTTTTTCTACATCGGTTACGCCACCAACTTCTGGTACTGCATTTATTTGGACTCCTCCAACACCTTGTTCTGGAACACCAGTTGCAGGTACAGTGGCGCCGGCAACACAAACACTTTTAGTAGGGCAAACACCAGCTCCTTTAGTAGCAAGTGGATATAGTTCAGGAGTTACTGGTTTAACTTTTCAATGGGAAGAATCTGACGATGATGGTGCTGCAGACGCATGGGCAAATGCAGTAGGAGGTACTGGAGCTACAACAGCTTCATATACTCCTCCAGCTTTTACAACTACAAAATATTATAGATTAGTAGTAACTTGTACAAATGGTGGAGCGTTTGCTAACACGGCTTCAGTTGTGTTATCAGCTTGTGGAGCTTTCACTGTTCCTACACTTGAAAATTTTACAACTTATGTTCCTGAATGTTGGCAAGAAGCTGACAATGGAGATTTAACAGCAGGTCCAGCAACTTTTGGAACTTCAGGTTGGATAGCTGATGGTTTTGGAAATGTAGGTACTACTGGTGCTTTTAGATATGAAATTTGGACAACAGGCGCTAACGATTGGTTATTAACACCTCTTTATACTATTCCTGCAACTGGTTACGAAATTAAATTTGACGCTGCTGCTACGCAATGGAATACTACAAATGCTCCAACAACTGCATGGGAAGCAGATGATTTTGTAGAAGTTTTAGTATCTACAGGAACTACTAATTGGACAGTTTTATATACATTTAACGATACAAATGTTCCTTCTAATACAGGTACACCTACAATTATTGATTTAGATGCTTATGCAGGAATGGACGTTCGTTTTGCATTTAGAGTTGTTGAAGGTGCAACAAATGGTTCTGCTGATATTGATTTTTCAGTAGATAATTTTGAAATTAGAATGACACCGGCTTGTATTGCTCCAACTACATTGTCAGCTTCAAATATTGGAGCTACTTCAGCTGATTTATCATGGGTTGATGGTTCTGCAGGTTTACAATTTGATTATGAATATGTTGTTCAAGCTGCTGGAACAGGAATGCCTGCTGCTGCACCTGGAACGGGTACTACTTTTGATATTAGTTCATTACCAGCGCCTTCTGGTGTGTTAACAGCTAGTACAGCTTATGAATTTTGGGTAAGAGCAGACTGTGGTGGAAGCGGATATAGTACTTGGACAGGTCCTTATAATTTTACAACTGCTTGTGCTGTATATACTGCACCATTTAACGAGCCATTTGCTACTAATACTTTTCCAAATTGTTGGTCACAAGGTGGGGCAACTACATGGGAATATGGAAGCTTGACAGGAACAACACCTGCAGGTTTCGCTGATTATGGTGCAAATACTGTAGCAGATCATACTGCTGCTGCTGGTACTTTTATTGGAATGGATGGTTCAGATAATACAGATGGTGAAGTAAGTACTTTATTATCTCCTTTTATTGATGTTGCACCATTAACTACTCCAAGATTAAGATATGCTGTATTCAGCAATAACGTTAATGATGCTGCAAGAAACACTTTAGATGTTGAAGTGTATGATGGTGCTGCTTGGAATACTGTAAATTCTGTAATTGATAATTTAGGTACAAACTGGGTAGAATTTACAACAGATTTAACTACTTTAACAATAACAGGTCCTATACAAATTAGATTTACTGTTACAGGTGTTTCTAATGGAGGTTTTACATTTTATAACGATATCTTGATTGATGATGTAATTGTTGAAGAAACTCCTGCTTGTGCTAATCCTACAAATTTAACAGTTACAAACTTAACAGATGCTGCTGCTGATATTTCTTGGACAGCTACAACAGGTAGTTATGAGTATGTATTAGATATGGTTGCGACAGACCCAGCTGGTTCTGGTACTCCTTATGCTTCAGAAACGTATAACGCTACTGGTCTAACTCAATCTACAACTTATTACTTCCATGTAAGAACAGTTTGTGCAGGATCTACTTATAGTACTTGGTCTACAGTTTCTTTTACTACTTTAGCTACACCTCCAGCAAATGATGAATGTAGTAATGCAATTCAAGTAAATTGTGGTGATGTTGTTACTGGAGATACAAGTATTGGTGCTACAGATAGTGGTAGTAATGCTTCTGCTGATGTTTGGTATTTTTATAATGGAGCAGCAGGTGATATAACAGTAAGTTTATGTACGAATACTACTTTTGATAGTTATTTAAGAATATTTGATTCATGTGGTGGTACTCAACTTATGTTTAATGATGATAGTTGTGGTACTCAATCTACAGTTACTTTTACAGCTGATGGAACTAGTACTTATTACATAATGGTAGAAGGTTTTGGAACTGCTGAAGGTGCTTTTGAATTAACAACTGCATGTGTGTTAAGTAATGATTCATTCGATTCTAATGCTTTCTTAGCATATCCAAATCCTGTGAAAGATGTTCTAAACTTAGAATACAATTCTGAAATATCTTCAGTTAGAGTAATGAACTTACTTGGACAAGAAGTAATTTCAAGAAATATAAATGCTAACTCAACTCAAGTTGATATGTCTCAGTTAAGTGCTGGTGCTTACATTGTAAATGTAACTGTTGGTAACGCTGTGAAAACAATTAAAGTTGTGAAACAATAA
- a CDS encoding glycosyltransferase: MYFSFIIPVYNRPEEIDELLQSLILLDFDTTFEVVIIEDGSSVKCEDVIKKYKEKLDISYFFKPNSGPGDSRNYGMQHAKGEYFLILDSDCILPSNYLKEVEKSLNSEFVDCFGGPDKALESFSDIQKAINFTMTSFLTTGGIRGGSEKIGKFQPRSFNMGLSKKAFDASKGFGNIHPGEDPDLSIRLWNLGFKTKLIKDAFVYHKRRINWNKFYIQVNKFGKARPILNKWYPQYSKITYWFPTLFCLGFIMSILFLFFKMKVFFILYLIYFLALFLLSLIENRNLKIAFYSLVAAFYQFYGYGKGFLISYFNIFMFKKSPQDAHPELFFKN; this comes from the coding sequence ATGTATTTTTCTTTTATAATTCCTGTATATAATCGCCCAGAAGAAATTGATGAGCTTCTTCAAAGTTTAATTTTATTAGACTTCGATACTACTTTTGAAGTGGTAATTATAGAAGATGGTTCTTCAGTTAAATGTGAAGATGTTATAAAGAAATATAAAGAAAAATTAGATATTTCTTATTTCTTTAAACCTAATTCTGGCCCTGGCGATTCAAGAAATTATGGGATGCAACATGCAAAAGGGGAATACTTTTTAATATTAGATTCTGACTGTATTTTACCTTCAAATTACCTTAAAGAGGTTGAAAAATCATTAAACAGTGAGTTTGTAGATTGTTTTGGTGGCCCAGATAAAGCTTTAGAAAGTTTTTCAGATATTCAAAAAGCAATAAATTTCACTATGACTTCTTTTCTTACTACAGGAGGAATAAGAGGCGGAAGTGAAAAAATTGGTAAGTTTCAACCAAGAAGTTTTAATATGGGACTTTCGAAAAAAGCTTTTGATGCTTCTAAAGGCTTTGGAAACATTCATCCAGGAGAAGATCCCGATTTGTCAATTAGGTTGTGGAATTTAGGCTTTAAAACAAAATTAATTAAAGACGCTTTTGTATATCATAAAAGAAGAATTAATTGGAATAAATTTTATATTCAGGTAAATAAATTTGGAAAAGCGAGACCTATTTTAAATAAATGGTATCCTCAATATTCAAAAATAACGTATTGGTTTCCTACATTATTTTGTTTAGGATTTATTATGAGTATTTTATTTTTATTCTTTAAAATGAAAGTATTCTTTATCCTATATTTAATTTATTTTCTGGCTCTTTTTTTATTATCGCTTATTGAAAATAGAAATTTAAAAATCGCATTTTATTCATTAGTAGCAGCTTTTTATCAGTTTTATGGTTATGGAAAAGGTTTTTTGATTTCGTATTTTAACATTTTTATGTTTAAAAAAAGCCCTCAAGATGCACACCCAGAATTATTCTTTAAAAATTAA
- the coaE gene encoding dephospho-CoA kinase (Dephospho-CoA kinase (CoaE) performs the final step in coenzyme A biosynthesis.), producing MTKIIGLTGGIGSGKSTVASYFASKGIPVYIADEAAKKIMNRKSVVLEVSSIFSENVLDNKNKLDRKKIASIVFNNPQKLKKLNEIIHPKVKTHFTNWLKRHSKHPFIIKEVAILFETGGDKDCDAVILVTAPEEIRIQRTILRDNSNELSVKERIKNQLSDEIKKKSSNFIVNNIKLEATLKEIDNIIEVLKNS from the coding sequence ATGACTAAAATTATTGGTTTAACTGGAGGAATAGGAAGTGGTAAATCTACAGTAGCATCTTATTTTGCTTCAAAAGGAATTCCTGTTTATATAGCAGATGAAGCTGCAAAAAAAATTATGAACCGAAAATCCGTAGTTTTAGAGGTTTCTTCCATTTTTTCTGAAAACGTTTTAGACAATAAAAATAAATTAGACCGTAAAAAAATAGCATCAATTGTTTTTAATAACCCTCAAAAGTTAAAGAAATTAAATGAAATTATTCATCCCAAAGTAAAAACTCATTTTACGAATTGGCTAAAAAGACATAGTAAACATCCATTTATAATAAAAGAAGTTGCTATTTTATTTGAAACTGGAGGTGATAAAGATTGTGATGCTGTTATTTTAGTTACAGCTCCTGAAGAAATTAGAATTCAAAGAACAATTCTTAGAGATAATTCTAATGAACTTAGTGTTAAAGAGCGTATTAAGAATCAATTATCTGATGAAATTAAGAAAAAAAGTAGTAATTTTATTGTTAATAATATTAAATTAGAGGCTACTTTAAAGGAAATTGATAACATAATTGAAGTTTTAAAGAATTCATAA
- a CDS encoding sensor histidine kinase, whose product MNKQRFRLLVFLMSLSLVGIIVVQLYWINTSLTVNQEQFKNHVQQVIGNVAENLNNQEFISFITEYNRLKDSIGEEPERNVLKEIFFYERNTNTNETIIYTNTVVAENYGINGSFFDKKADSLNVGNIVSNRKTEIYSGNGIDNSLIELNKMPDVTIKKTGNVTAYDKAQFEVMFKDMVAQRPIQDRVSNEKLQKILKEELDKYGVKTPFEFGIYSNGLATKIRSDRFKYDKTSTYGIPIFQDNENKSMYQLLVSFPHKNKFVFSSILGITSLSLLFTLIIVLTYSSALNQLIKQKQISEIKTDFINNMTHEFKTPIATINLALDAIKNPKIINDQEKVMRYLKMIKDENKRMHAQVENVLRISRLEKNELDISKEPRDVNEIIEVAIDHVGLIVEDRDGQINVHFNANRTTILLNETHYTNVLVNILDNAIKYSPEAPIIDIYTENVKDSILIKIKDQGSGMNKLAQKRVFEKFYREHTGDLHNVKGHGLGLAYVKQIVEDHNGEIFVESEKGKGSTFTIKMPLIN is encoded by the coding sequence ATGAATAAACAAAGATTTAGATTATTAGTTTTTTTAATGAGTTTGTCATTAGTCGGTATAATTGTAGTGCAGCTATATTGGATTAATACTTCTTTAACTGTAAATCAAGAGCAATTTAAAAATCATGTTCAACAAGTTATTGGCAACGTTGCTGAAAATTTGAACAATCAAGAGTTTATTTCATTTATTACAGAATATAATAGATTAAAAGACAGTATTGGTGAAGAACCAGAAAGAAATGTTTTAAAAGAAATATTTTTTTATGAAAGAAATACCAATACTAATGAAACTATAATTTATACTAATACTGTAGTTGCAGAAAATTATGGTATTAATGGATCGTTCTTTGATAAAAAAGCCGACAGTTTAAATGTTGGCAATATAGTATCTAATAGAAAAACTGAAATTTATAGTGGTAACGGAATTGATAATTCATTAATTGAATTAAATAAAATGCCCGATGTTACTATAAAAAAGACAGGTAATGTAACAGCTTATGATAAAGCTCAGTTTGAAGTAATGTTCAAGGATATGGTTGCTCAAAGGCCTATTCAAGATAGAGTTTCAAATGAAAAATTGCAAAAAATACTAAAAGAAGAACTAGATAAATATGGTGTAAAAACACCTTTTGAGTTTGGGATTTACAGTAACGGTTTAGCAACAAAAATCCGTTCAGATAGGTTTAAGTATGATAAAACTTCAACTTACGGAATTCCAATTTTTCAAGACAATGAGAATAAAAGTATGTACCAATTATTGGTTTCATTTCCTCATAAGAATAAATTTGTTTTCTCTTCTATATTAGGAATTACTTCATTGTCGTTATTGTTTACTTTAATTATTGTTTTAACCTATTCAAGTGCATTAAATCAGTTAATTAAGCAAAAACAAATTTCAGAAATAAAGACTGATTTTATAAACAATATGACGCATGAGTTTAAAACACCTATTGCAACAATAAATTTAGCTTTAGATGCTATAAAAAACCCAAAAATAATCAATGATCAAGAAAAGGTAATGCGTTATCTAAAAATGATTAAAGATGAAAATAAAAGGATGCATGCTCAAGTAGAAAATGTTCTTAGAATTTCTAGATTAGAAAAAAATGAATTAGATATTTCTAAAGAGCCACGAGATGTAAATGAAATAATAGAAGTTGCAATTGACCATGTTGGACTTATTGTTGAAGATAGAGATGGACAAATCAATGTTCATTTTAATGCCAACAGAACAACAATTTTGTTAAATGAAACTCATTATACAAATGTGTTAGTGAACATTTTAGATAATGCAATTAAATATTCACCTGAAGCGCCTATAATTGATATTTATACAGAAAATGTTAAAGATTCAATTTTAATTAAGATTAAAGATCAAGGTTCAGGAATGAATAAATTAGCTCAAAAAAGAGTTTTTGAAAAATTCTATAGAGAGCACACCGGAGATTTACATAACGTAAAAGGTCATGGTCTTGGTTTAGCTTATGTTAAACAAATTGTGGAAGACCATAACGGAGAAATATTCGTAGAAAGTGAAAAAGGAAAGGGTAGTACCTTTACAATTAAAATGCCATTAATAAATTAA
- a CDS encoding response regulator transcription factor produces the protein MEARKILLVEDDPNFGAILKDYLMLNDFDVTLAKNGMEGFEKFKREVFDLCILDVMMPYKDGYTLAREIREKNQEVPIIFLTAKTLKEDVLKGYKVGADDYLNKPFDSEVLLMKIKAIMTRKASEIKPDTTKFEFMIGNFHLNSKLRFLTYLKEEPIKLSPKECELLKMLALHENDLMPRELALTKIWRDDNYFTSRSMDVYIAKLRKYLKQDENVEILNIHGEGFRLVVRK, from the coding sequence ATGGAAGCTAGAAAAATTTTATTAGTAGAAGATGATCCTAACTTCGGAGCTATATTAAAAGACTATTTAATGTTAAATGACTTCGATGTTACTTTAGCTAAAAATGGTATGGAAGGTTTTGAAAAGTTTAAAAGAGAGGTTTTTGATCTTTGTATTCTTGATGTTATGATGCCTTATAAAGACGGTTATACTTTAGCTAGAGAAATTCGTGAGAAAAATCAAGAAGTACCAATTATATTTTTAACTGCAAAAACATTAAAAGAAGATGTTTTAAAAGGATATAAAGTTGGTGCAGATGATTATTTAAATAAACCTTTTGATTCTGAAGTTTTATTGATGAAGATAAAAGCCATCATGACAAGAAAAGCTTCTGAAATAAAACCAGATACAACTAAGTTTGAATTTATGATTGGTAATTTTCATTTAAACTCTAAATTAAGATTTTTAACTTATTTAAAAGAAGAGCCAATAAAGCTTTCTCCAAAAGAATGTGAGTTGCTGAAAATGTTAGCATTACATGAAAATGATTTAATGCCAAGAGAATTAGCATTAACAAAGATATGGAGAGATGATAATTACTTTACTTCTCGTAGTATGGATGTATACATTGCTAAACTAAGAAAATATTTAAAGCAAGATGAAAACGTTGAAATATTAAATATTCACGGCGAAGGTTTTAGATTAGTAGTAAGAAAATAA
- a CDS encoding acyl-[acyl-carrier-protein] thioesterase → MPIAPNFTSILEQEYEINFLLCYPNGFLKYTELCNLLQITAGNHADLGGISYLDMQAHHQAWVMSRMRLEVEKLPKWGDKVIIKTWIKTLENSRSIRCMEMYLNNEKIVGCESYWAVINTKTRRPDNLELPHNHFEKFNINATNQDTIKIEIDENAQEIGIRKVVLSDLDIVNHVNNVKYMEWCFDVENPERLLKQELKAMDINFMRELNLGDEAIIKESKMEKKSIYTIEKENKKAYALKIDWK, encoded by the coding sequence ATGCCAATAGCTCCAAATTTTACTTCAATCCTAGAACAAGAATACGAAATCAACTTTTTACTTTGTTATCCAAATGGTTTTTTAAAATATACTGAACTTTGCAATTTACTTCAAATAACAGCAGGCAATCATGCCGATTTAGGAGGAATTAGCTATTTAGATATGCAAGCGCATCATCAAGCTTGGGTAATGAGTAGAATGCGACTAGAAGTGGAAAAACTTCCTAAATGGGGAGATAAAGTTATCATTAAAACTTGGATTAAAACTTTAGAAAATTCACGATCAATTCGTTGCATGGAAATGTATTTAAATAATGAAAAAATAGTGGGTTGTGAAAGTTATTGGGCAGTTATTAATACAAAAACTAGAAGACCCGATAATTTAGAGTTACCTCATAATCATTTTGAAAAATTCAATATAAATGCTACAAATCAAGATACAATAAAAATTGAAATTGATGAAAATGCGCAAGAAATAGGAATTCGAAAAGTTGTTTTATCTGATTTAGATATTGTAAATCATGTAAACAATGTTAAATATATGGAATGGTGTTTTGATGTTGAAAATCCAGAACGTCTTTTAAAACAAGAGTTAAAAGCAATGGATATTAATTTTATGCGCGAATTAAATTTAGGAGACGAAGCTATCATTAAAGAAAGTAAAATGGAAAAAAAATCTATTTATACTATAGAAAAAGAGAACAAAAAAGCATACGCACTTAAAATAGATTGGAAATAA
- the miaA gene encoding tRNA (adenosine(37)-N6)-dimethylallyltransferase MiaA, whose protein sequence is MANYLITIIGPTAIGKTALSIRLAQYFNCDIISCDSRQFYKETSIGTAVPSKEELAAAKHHFIQNKSILDNYNVGDFERDAIEKLDELFQENNVQIMVGGSGLYVNAILNGFDDFPSIDESIRTQLNNNFNEKGLDYLVETLKDLDLDYYNFIAENNPQTFKNPQRMKRFVEVCIGTGKPYSSFLKKKSNTRNFTPIIIGLEADREVMYNRIEQRVDIMMNEGLLKEVESVFIHKNLNALQTVGYRELFDYLDNKTTLDTAIEEIKKNTRRFAKRQLTWFKRTENAMWFDYLEDRKNIINKIESIITK, encoded by the coding sequence ATGGCTAATTACCTGATTACTATTATTGGTCCAACAGCAATTGGAAAAACAGCTTTAAGTATTCGATTAGCGCAATATTTTAATTGCGATATTATTTCGTGCGATAGTCGTCAATTTTACAAAGAAACTTCCATTGGTACAGCTGTTCCATCAAAAGAAGAGTTAGCTGCAGCTAAACATCATTTCATTCAAAATAAATCCATTTTAGACAATTATAATGTAGGCGATTTTGAACGTGATGCGATTGAAAAACTTGATGAATTATTTCAGGAAAATAATGTTCAAATAATGGTTGGTGGTTCGGGTTTATATGTAAACGCCATATTAAATGGTTTTGATGATTTTCCAAGTATTGATGAATCTATTCGAACTCAATTAAATAATAATTTTAATGAAAAAGGATTAGATTATTTGGTAGAAACTTTAAAAGATTTAGATTTAGATTACTATAATTTTATTGCAGAAAATAATCCGCAGACTTTTAAAAATCCGCAACGAATGAAACGCTTTGTTGAAGTTTGCATTGGAACCGGAAAACCTTATTCGTCGTTTTTAAAAAAGAAAAGCAACACGCGTAACTTCACTCCTATTATTATTGGTTTAGAAGCTGACAGAGAAGTTATGTACAATAGAATTGAACAACGCGTTGATATAATGATGAATGAAGGTTTGTTAAAAGAAGTTGAATCAGTTTTTATTCATAAAAATTTAAATGCATTGCAAACTGTTGGCTATAGAGAATTATTTGATTATTTAGACAACAAAACAACTTTAGATACTGCAATTGAAGAAATTAAGAAAAACACACGCCGTTTTGCAAAAAGACAACTTACTTGGTTTAAACGAACTGAAAACGCTATGTGGTTTGATTATTTAGAAGATCGGAAAAATATCATAAATAAAATAGAATCAATAATTACCAAATAG
- a CDS encoding ion transporter — protein MLRVKPFLEKLRQKVYIIIYGTNTVSGRLFDLILLAVIVLSVILVMLETVEGFDTNYHDEVVFLEWTITIFFSIEYILRIITTKKPLRYIFSFYGIIDLIAVLPMYLSLFLTGTSVLTIVRAFRLLRLFKILNHPKFTGQSLHLREALIASRNKILVFIYFVLISTVFIGSLMYVVEGKESGFTSIPMSIYWTIVTLTTVGYGDISPVTPLGQFIASFVMILGYGIIAVPTGIVSAEIAMQPTHNEDNVDDTIRCAVCNIDNQPKNANYCYNCGNTLLDG, from the coding sequence ATGTTAAGAGTAAAACCTTTTTTAGAAAAATTAAGACAAAAAGTCTACATTATCATTTATGGAACAAATACTGTTTCTGGAAGGCTTTTTGATTTAATTCTTTTAGCAGTTATTGTTTTGAGTGTTATTTTAGTAATGCTAGAAACTGTTGAAGGTTTTGATACTAACTACCATGATGAAGTTGTTTTTTTAGAATGGACTATAACTATTTTTTTTAGTATTGAATACATACTTCGAATAATAACTACTAAAAAACCTTTAAGATATATATTCAGCTTTTATGGAATAATTGACTTAATCGCTGTTTTACCAATGTATCTTTCGCTTTTCTTAACAGGTACAAGTGTTTTAACTATAGTTAGAGCATTTAGATTATTACGATTATTTAAAATTCTAAACCATCCTAAGTTTACCGGACAATCTTTACATTTAAGAGAAGCTTTAATTGCAAGTAGAAACAAAATATTAGTGTTTATTTACTTTGTTTTAATTAGTACTGTTTTTATTGGTTCATTAATGTATGTTGTGGAAGGAAAGGAAAGTGGATTTACAAGTATTCCAATGAGTATTTATTGGACAATTGTAACACTTACAACTGTTGGCTATGGCGATATTTCTCCAGTAACTCCATTAGGACAATTTATAGCTTCATTTGTAATGATTTTAGGTTATGGAATAATTGCCGTTCCTACAGGAATTGTATCAGCTGAAATTGCAATGCAACCTACCCATAACGAAGATAATGTTGATGACACAATTAGATGTGCTGTTTGCAATATAGATAATCAACCAAAAAATGCCAATTATTGTTATAACTGCGGAAACACTTTATTAGATGGCTAA